In Arachis stenosperma cultivar V10309 chromosome 1, arast.V10309.gnm1.PFL2, whole genome shotgun sequence, one DNA window encodes the following:
- the LOC130970631 gene encoding uncharacterized protein LOC130970631: protein MAKEFKVPPVAFPQAGNPTAGGPNIQQRRMAAPPFQPNSGIPFMSFDIGSAAASTSSGPIYSGPGTVGGSANFDDEEPLLDELGIHPEQIWSKIRSVLNPFRVNHTVHKDSDLSGPILLYMSFCLFQLLAGKIQFGVILGWIVVSSIFLYVVFNMLAGRAGNLDLHTCTSVVGYCMLPVVIYSAMSLFLPQGGIVAIVTASVFVLWATRASTGLIVLLADGGEEHRGLIAYACFLIYTLFSLLVVF, encoded by the coding sequence ATGGCTAAAGAGTTCAAGGTTCCGCCGGTGGCCTTCCCACAGGCCGGGAATCCCACCGCAGGAGGTCCAAACATCCAGCAGCGACGCATGGCTGCGCCGCCCTTCCAGCCAAACTCCGGCATCCCCTTCATGTCCTTTGACATAGGCTCCGCCGCAGCGTCCACCTCATCTGGCCCAATCTACTCCGGACCCGGCACCGTGGGCGGCTCCGCCAACTTCGACGACGAGGAACCACTCCTCGATGAGCTCGGGATCCACCCTGAACAAATCTGGAGCAAGATCCGATCCGTTCTGAACCCGTTCCGCGTGAACCACACCGTCCACAAGGATTCCGATCTATCCGGACCGATCCTTCTCTACATGTCGTTTTGCCTCTTCCAGTTACTCGCCGGGAAAATCCAATTCGGCGTGATTCTTGGCTGGATCGTGGTCTCTTCGATCTTCTTGTACGTCGTTTTTAACATGCTTGCCGGTCGAGCCGGTAACTTGGACCTTCACACGTGCACCAGCGTGGTTGGTTACTGCATGTTGCCGGTGGTGATCTACTCGGCCATGTCGCTATTCCTGCCTCAGGGAGGGATCGTGGCGATTGTTACCGCTTCGGTTTTCGTGCTGTGGGCGACCAGGGCTTCGACGGGTCTCATCGTTTTGCTTGCGGATGGCGGCGAGGAACACCGTGGCTTGATAGCGTATGCGTGTTTCTTGATCTACACTCTATTTTCGTTGCTTGTTGTGTTCTAG